CAACTATCTCGGGCTATGTTTTGATGAAGAGCTTAAGGAAGCCGCGATCGACGGTGTCAGAAAATGGGGTGTCGGGCCTGGAGCTGTAAGGTCGATCGCCGGGACACTTCAATTGCACAATGTCCTTGAAAAGGAGCTTGCGGCTTTCAAGAGAGTTGAATCTACACTAGTCGTCCAATCCGGTTTCAATGCAAACCAGGCGGTGATTGCCCCGATCGTATCCGAAGAAGATGCGATTCTCTCTGACGAACTTAACCACGCCAGCATAATCGATGGAGTAAGGCTTGCAAAGGCCAAAAGATATGTATGGAAACATAAAGATGTAAATGATCTGGAGACTCAACTGAAAAAGGCCGAGTCCGATGGGGCAAGGAGAAAGCTAGTAATAACTGACGGCGTCTTTTCGATGGACGGTGATCTTGCTCCGCTGCCTGCAATCGTCGAAAAGACGAACAAATACGGTGCGATTCTGATGGTTGACGATGCTCACGGCGAAGGCGTCCTTGGGAGCCACGGGAGAGGAATAGTCGACCACTTCGGATTGCATGAAAGCGTGGATATTGAAGTCGGAACTCTTTCTAAGGCCTTTGGTATAGTCGGAGGATTCGTTGCTGGCAAGAAGACTCTGATCGATTACCTGAAGCAGAAGGCGCGCCCGTTTCTCTTCAGTTCATCCCTCTCTCCGGCCGAAACCGCTGCGGCAATAGCGGCCGTCAGGAAACTCTCTTCATCCGATGAGTTGGTCAGGACTCTCTGGAATAACGCGGATTACTTCAAGGACCAGCTGAAAGCGTTGGGGTTTGATACGGGTCATACCGAGACACCCATAACTCCTGTGATGCTCTACGATGCGAAGCTTTCCGCAGCGTTTTCCAGGAGGCTCTTTGAAGAAGGGATATTCGCAAGTTCTATCGGTTTTCCTACTGTCCCGAAAGGAAAGGCAAGAATAAGAGTCATGATAAGTGCCGCTCACTCAAGAAAGGATCTCGATTTTGCGGTTTCAAAGTTCGAGATGATCGGGAAGGAACTCGCTGTCATAAAGTAAGAACCTTTCCTTCACCGAAACTGAATATAATGGTCTTGTTGCGGCGGCGGATGCCGCTGCTTTTCGTGGAGGTGTGGCCGTTGTTTATAGCCCTACTGATGCTAGCCGCAGGTTTTATTCTGCTGATCAAGGGAGCCGATTTTCTTATAGATGGATCTGTGGCGATTGCCAAGAATCTCGGGATTTCTGAATTGCTTATCGGACTGACCATTGTCGCTCTAGGAACTTCCGCACCGGAGCTTGCGGTGAGCGTTCAGGCAGCCGTCAAGGGCTCCGGAATCGCTCTCGGTAACGTTCTCGGATCTAATATCGCCAACATGGCGCTGATCCTCGGAGTCGCGGCTTTCTTGACGCCTCTTGGCGTAAGCAAGACAACTATGAGCTATGAAATACCATTTGTGATATTGATCACTGTTGCAAGCGGAGCATTGATACTTGGAAATGGCAACGGTCTTCAGCGAAGCGACGGAATAGTGTTGACTACTTTCTTTGTCATCTTTATGATGTATGTGTTCGCAATGGCGAAGAGAGACAGAAAGATCTCCGACATTGTTGAAGTAGAAGGAAAGAGAGACATAGAGCTCTTTGAGAAGTATCCGGTACTTGCCTGGCTGGCAACTATCGGGGGAACGGCCGGTGTAATTATCGGAGGTAATCTTGTGGTTAACGGGGGATCGTCGATAGCTCGCGTTTTCGGAGTCAGCGATATGGTTATAGGAACGACTATTGTTGCCTTTGGGACGTCTCTTCCGGAGCTTGTAACCACTGTTGCGGCGGGGAAGAAGAACCGCAGTGATCTCGCCATAGGAAATGTGGTGGGATCGAATATCTTCAACTTGCTTCTTGTTCTGGGAGTTTCGGCAACGATATCGCCTATATTGGCCCACAGGTCTCTCGTTGTCGAAATCTCTTTTGCACTGGGACTCTCCATAGTTCTGCCGTTGCTTCTGCTCAGAACAAAAAGACTTGACAGGCCAAAAGGTGTTCTGCTGATGATTATCTACTGTGCATTCATCGTATCGACAATAATTAGCGGCTGATGAAGGGCTGCTGAGAGGTTTACATAAATGATGCTAGGTGGTACGAATCCCGACAATTGCAGACAAGACCAGAAGCGAGAAGATCCTCTAGGACGCGCGCCCTATCTAAAGAAGATAGTGGAATTCCATGCTGAACTCTGGTTATCGATATCTCTATTTGTGTAGCAGGCAGTGTCGAACCCGTTCAGCTCGAATCCATACTTGAGGTAGAAAGAGATCGCGGGAAAGTTGCTGCTTTGAGTTTCCAGTACTAGACGTCTCAATCCCTTTTCTTCTTTTTTGCGGTATTCATAAGTTCCGTGCCAACGCCTGT
The DNA window shown above is from Mesotoga sp. Brook.08.105.5.1 and carries:
- a CDS encoding glycine C-acetyltransferase; the encoded protein is MFDFNVLKQEMEELEEKGLLVKIRTLESPQGAWLNIEGKKVLNMCSNNYLGLCFDEELKEAAIDGVRKWGVGPGAVRSIAGTLQLHNVLEKELAAFKRVESTLVVQSGFNANQAVIAPIVSEEDAILSDELNHASIIDGVRLAKAKRYVWKHKDVNDLETQLKKAESDGARRKLVITDGVFSMDGDLAPLPAIVEKTNKYGAILMVDDAHGEGVLGSHGRGIVDHFGLHESVDIEVGTLSKAFGIVGGFVAGKKTLIDYLKQKARPFLFSSSLSPAETAAAIAAVRKLSSSDELVRTLWNNADYFKDQLKALGFDTGHTETPITPVMLYDAKLSAAFSRRLFEEGIFASSIGFPTVPKGKARIRVMISAAHSRKDLDFAVSKFEMIGKELAVIK
- a CDS encoding calcium/sodium antiporter, which produces MWPLFIALLMLAAGFILLIKGADFLIDGSVAIAKNLGISELLIGLTIVALGTSAPELAVSVQAAVKGSGIALGNVLGSNIANMALILGVAAFLTPLGVSKTTMSYEIPFVILITVASGALILGNGNGLQRSDGIVLTTFFVIFMMYVFAMAKRDRKISDIVEVEGKRDIELFEKYPVLAWLATIGGTAGVIIGGNLVVNGGSSIARVFGVSDMVIGTTIVAFGTSLPELVTTVAAGKKNRSDLAIGNVVGSNIFNLLLVLGVSATISPILAHRSLVVEISFALGLSIVLPLLLLRTKRLDRPKGVLLMIIYCAFIVSTIISG